In Paenibacillus guangzhouensis, a single window of DNA contains:
- a CDS encoding GNAT family N-acetyltransferase, producing MENSIWIKQAVVEDVPALAPLFNQYRMFYGQSSDLEGAAAFLKDRISQKESIVFIAYASPEEGTGLGFVQLYPSFSSVSMQRLWILNDLYVTPEARKQSVGRGLMDRAKCYAQESGAKGLTLSTAYDNQTAQRLYESLGYIRDEHFYTYDLYFKHY from the coding sequence ATGGAGAATTCCATATGGATCAAACAAGCGGTGGTCGAGGATGTACCTGCATTAGCGCCTTTATTTAATCAATACCGCATGTTCTACGGTCAGTCTTCAGATTTAGAAGGCGCGGCAGCCTTTCTGAAGGATCGAATCTCTCAGAAGGAGTCTATCGTATTCATTGCGTATGCATCGCCTGAGGAGGGCACGGGGCTTGGATTTGTTCAGTTATATCCATCATTCTCATCAGTCTCGATGCAGCGATTGTGGATCTTGAATGATCTGTACGTTACTCCCGAAGCAAGGAAGCAGAGTGTTGGGCGCGGTCTTATGGACCGGGCGAAATGCTACGCTCAGGAATCAGGCGCCAAAGGGTTGACCTTGTCAACAGCATACGACAATCAGACAGCCCAACGCCTCTACGAATCACTCGGTTATATACGCGACGAACATTTCTACACGTACGATTTATATTTCAAGCACTATTGA
- a CDS encoding MOSC domain-containing protein produces the protein MNPIGTIQSLFRYPVKSMRGEQITSTQVEPYGFYGDRSHAFIDPAKTGWSRFITARKYPQMLSYQAALGQDGSDDSFPSLTITNDHNETFTWDEGFLQHMRGQIREDITMEQHLPNSPTLLAVDASSILLVTEASIRQLEQLWGKPVDPRRFRPNIVVQTPDNTPFIETDWIGQQIQIGEGEDAVRLQIDEPCERCVLITIDPDTYQRDPSLLKTLHQERQAFFGVYASVVKTGRIRQDDLLQITNQ, from the coding sequence ATGAACCCTATTGGAACTATACAATCGCTCTTTCGATATCCTGTCAAATCGATGCGCGGCGAGCAGATCACTTCGACGCAAGTCGAACCCTACGGATTCTATGGCGATCGTAGTCACGCATTCATAGATCCGGCCAAAACCGGCTGGTCCCGCTTCATCACGGCTCGCAAATATCCCCAAATGCTAAGCTACCAAGCAGCCCTGGGGCAAGACGGCTCCGACGATTCATTCCCAAGCCTAACGATTACGAATGATCATAACGAGACATTTACATGGGATGAAGGATTCTTGCAGCATATGCGCGGGCAAATCCGCGAGGACATTACGATGGAACAACATCTCCCGAATAGTCCTACACTCCTCGCTGTTGATGCTTCTAGCATTTTGCTCGTTACTGAAGCGTCGATAAGACAATTGGAACAATTGTGGGGTAAGCCAGTAGATCCTCGCCGATTCCGCCCGAATATCGTTGTTCAGACACCCGACAACACACCCTTCATCGAGACCGACTGGATTGGTCAACAAATTCAGATTGGGGAGGGGGAAGATGCCGTACGTTTACAGATCGATGAGCCCTGTGAACGCTGTGTGCTGATTACAATCGATCCCGATACGTATCAGCGTGACCCTTCCCTGCTCAAAACCTTGCATCAGGAACGTCAAGCATTCTTCGGCGTCTATGCTTCCGTCGTGAAGACGGGAAGGATTCGGCAAGATGACCTCTTGCAGATTACAAATCAATAG
- a CDS encoding antibiotic biosynthesis monooxygenase family protein yields the protein MILEVAMLQVKPDLAQSFEASFREASKIISSMQGYVNHELQKCLEDEHKYILLVRWETLEDHTVGFRGSEAYQTWKALLHHYYDPFPVVEHFISVIP from the coding sequence ATGATACTCGAAGTGGCAATGCTGCAAGTGAAGCCAGATTTGGCGCAATCGTTCGAAGCAAGCTTTCGTGAAGCTTCAAAGATCATATCAAGCATGCAGGGGTACGTGAACCATGAATTGCAGAAATGTCTTGAAGATGAGCATAAATATATCCTGCTCGTACGCTGGGAGACGCTCGAAGATCACACGGTCGGATTCCGGGGCTCGGAAGCGTATCAAACATGGAAGGCGTTATTGCATCATTATTATGATCCGTTTCCAGTCGTGGAGCATTTCATCTCCGTCATCCCTTAG
- a CDS encoding DegV family protein — protein sequence MTIKIITDGSSDLTQELSEQYNISLVPLCVQFGHEQFKSNMDSELFYTKMQASEELPKTSSPSPMEFLTQFKAADPEQPILVLTLSSVLSSTYQHALMAKEMYRDEGFTGELEVIDVKTTSMGLGLIAIRASEWGRTMAFEPLITRIHGLIKSSHTLFTLDTLENVIKGGRLSRLKGKVASVLNIKLLMQASEEGSVEVVEKLRGTQKAMKHLMEKVGETWHHADTSWIACAHSNCEERAKAFMKDLMNKYPFDKVIITNMGPVIGTYAGEGGILVTYSS from the coding sequence ATGACTATCAAAATCATTACAGATGGCAGCTCAGATCTTACACAGGAGCTCTCAGAACAGTACAACATCTCATTAGTACCGCTATGCGTTCAATTTGGTCATGAGCAGTTCAAATCCAATATGGACTCGGAATTGTTCTATACGAAGATGCAAGCGTCCGAAGAGCTTCCGAAGACATCGAGTCCTTCGCCGATGGAGTTCCTAACTCAATTTAAGGCGGCGGATCCGGAGCAACCCATTCTTGTATTGACGTTATCTTCCGTCTTGAGTAGTACGTATCAACATGCATTAATGGCGAAAGAGATGTATCGAGATGAAGGCTTCACCGGTGAATTAGAAGTCATTGATGTGAAGACGACATCCATGGGTCTTGGCTTGATCGCGATTCGCGCGTCCGAGTGGGGACGTACAATGGCCTTTGAACCATTGATTACCCGAATTCATGGACTTATTAAATCTTCGCATACATTATTTACATTAGATACATTGGAAAATGTAATTAAAGGTGGACGATTAAGCCGCCTTAAAGGCAAAGTAGCTTCAGTGCTCAATATCAAATTACTGATGCAAGCGAGTGAGGAAGGATCAGTTGAGGTCGTTGAGAAGCTGCGCGGCACCCAAAAAGCAATGAAACATCTGATGGAAAAGGTTGGCGAAACATGGCATCACGCCGACACATCATGGATTGCTTGCGCTCATTCGAACTGCGAAGAGCGGGCAAAAGCGTTCATGAAGGATCTGATGAACAAATACCCGTTCGATAAAGTCATTATTACAAATATGGGTCCGGTCATCGGTACTTACGCGGGTGAAGGTGGTATTCTCGTAACTTATTCATCATAA
- a CDS encoding nucleotidyltransferase family protein, whose protein sequence is MKWEKQLIHWISQDQEIMDALRLVKTLRLNEGAIAAGFIRNYVWDRLHECRTRTPLNDVDVIYYDARSMEEERDRSFERELIKQMPQYEWSVKNQARMHIRNHHTPYHSISDAMLRWPETATAVAVRVTEQDRIEVIAPHGLDDLFEMKVRRGPYFESVDYFLHRIESKNWRYLWPQLEVITHASEEDIESKTIHIRQLLKTDVDAFTELRLEGLRLYPEYFGESLAEAMRNPMEKMRSKIVSTKDRFVLGAWTEAQELVGVIGFYRESGVKFRHKGVLWGMYVTPSEQGQGIGRTLLQQAIARARTLAGLELLTLTIVRSNQTARRLYEEVGFRMYGREERAMRWNDQYWDEDYMCLPLEDR, encoded by the coding sequence TTGAAATGGGAGAAACAGCTGATACATTGGATATCGCAGGATCAGGAGATCATGGATGCGCTGCGACTTGTTAAGACTCTCAGACTGAATGAAGGCGCGATTGCGGCGGGTTTCATACGCAATTATGTCTGGGATCGCCTTCATGAATGCCGCACACGCACACCGCTCAATGACGTCGATGTGATTTATTATGATGCGCGATCAATGGAAGAGGAACGAGATCGATCATTCGAGAGGGAGCTCATCAAGCAAATGCCCCAATATGAATGGTCCGTGAAGAACCAAGCGCGTATGCACATTCGTAATCATCACACGCCATATCATTCGATCTCTGACGCGATGCTTCGGTGGCCCGAGACGGCTACGGCTGTTGCGGTTCGTGTCACTGAACAAGATCGGATTGAAGTTATCGCCCCTCACGGTCTGGATGATTTATTTGAAATGAAGGTGCGGCGTGGGCCTTATTTTGAGAGTGTGGACTATTTTTTACATCGCATTGAGTCGAAAAACTGGCGTTACCTGTGGCCCCAATTAGAAGTGATCACCCATGCGAGTGAAGAGGATATCGAATCGAAGACGATTCATATCCGTCAGCTCCTGAAGACAGACGTTGATGCATTTACAGAGTTGCGACTTGAAGGCTTAAGGCTCTATCCCGAGTATTTTGGTGAGAGTCTGGCAGAGGCGATGCGCAATCCCATGGAAAAAATGCGATCGAAAATCGTGAGCACCAAGGATCGATTCGTGTTGGGGGCGTGGACAGAAGCGCAGGAATTGGTCGGCGTCATTGGATTTTATCGAGAGTCCGGCGTGAAGTTCCGGCATAAAGGCGTACTCTGGGGCATGTACGTGACACCTTCCGAGCAAGGTCAAGGGATAGGAAGAACCTTACTGCAGCAAGCCATTGCGCGTGCAAGGACGCTGGCTGGACTTGAGCTATTAACCTTAACAATTGTGAGATCGAATCAGACGGCAAGACGTCTTTATGAGGAAGTCGGGTTCCGCATGTATGGCCGTGAAGAACGCGCAATGCGGTGGAATGACCAATATTGGGATGAAGATTATATGTGTTTACCGCTAGAAGACCGATAG
- a CDS encoding peptidylprolyl isomerase, producing the protein MENKEKKNLTEEEVAASGSSEGSENTSAHEEAEVVAGQAHPEVEQIEGQQQEQALESDENLVQPSEVQDEEFTSEQVAASASPTEHQAIAAAPVSPRKNMTPVWMVISAVLLIGLVFVTLKPPLDKGKSVVASVNGADITKDQLYDAMLEAGGTSTVNSLIMYEVVGQEAKKEKITVSEADIDKEVENIKKSYGSEEGFNQMLTQYNLTLEALRKEMVPQVQLTKLLTPKVSVTDQEVKDYYEANKASMSTPEQVRASHILVKTKEEADAIEKELKGGADFATLAKEKSTDTGSKANGGDLNFFGKGQMVPEFEEAAFKLKVGEISEPVKSDYGYHIIKVTEKKEAINPTLDDKKVEIKEQLTKQKISEMSSEYIQGLRDKAKITNTLDKMAKKDPAATPAK; encoded by the coding sequence GTGGAAAATAAAGAAAAGAAGAATCTGACGGAAGAGGAGGTAGCTGCATCGGGATCTTCAGAGGGGTCAGAGAACACATCTGCACATGAAGAGGCTGAGGTGGTTGCTGGACAAGCCCATCCTGAGGTTGAACAGATAGAAGGGCAGCAGCAGGAACAAGCGCTTGAATCGGACGAAAATCTGGTACAACCGTCGGAAGTGCAAGATGAGGAATTTACATCGGAGCAAGTTGCCGCATCTGCATCCCCAACTGAGCATCAAGCCATCGCGGCAGCACCTGTATCGCCGAGAAAGAATATGACGCCGGTCTGGATGGTGATCTCAGCGGTTCTACTCATCGGTCTTGTATTCGTGACGTTGAAGCCGCCGCTTGATAAGGGCAAGTCCGTCGTTGCATCCGTCAACGGTGCTGATATTACCAAAGATCAGCTCTATGACGCCATGCTGGAAGCAGGCGGTACGTCGACGGTGAATAGTCTGATCATGTACGAGGTGGTCGGCCAAGAGGCGAAGAAAGAGAAGATTACCGTCTCCGAAGCCGATATCGATAAGGAAGTCGAGAATATTAAGAAATCCTACGGCAGTGAGGAAGGCTTCAATCAAATGCTTACGCAGTATAACTTAACCCTCGAGGCGCTGCGCAAGGAAATGGTTCCGCAAGTGCAATTAACGAAATTATTGACTCCGAAGGTGAGTGTCACAGACCAGGAGGTCAAAGATTATTATGAAGCCAACAAAGCTTCGATGTCTACGCCTGAGCAAGTACGTGCCTCCCATATCCTCGTGAAGACGAAGGAAGAAGCGGATGCGATTGAGAAGGAATTAAAAGGCGGAGCCGATTTTGCAACGCTTGCCAAAGAGAAATCGACAGACACCGGTTCGAAGGCGAACGGCGGGGATCTGAACTTCTTCGGCAAAGGTCAGATGGTGCCTGAATTCGAAGAAGCTGCATTCAAACTCAAAGTAGGCGAGATCAGTGAGCCAGTGAAGTCGGATTACGGATATCACATCATTAAAGTAACGGAAAAGAAAGAAGCGATTAACCCGACGCTTGATGATAAAAAAGTGGAGATTAAAGAGCAATTGACCAAGCAGAAAATTTCCGAGATGTCGAGCGAGTACATTCAAGGACTGCGCGATAAAGCAAAGATTACGAATACACTAGACAAGATGGCTAAAAAAGATCCAGCTGCGACACCAGCCAAATAA
- a CDS encoding copper-translocating P-type ATPase, with translation MEKKELQVRNMDAFEKSSALEDNRIMKNRHDTLAGQQKNLILSVILSLPLLWVMITHFAGTKIYVPSFLLNPWVQFVLATPVQFWIGRSFYVGAYQALRRGIANLDVLVVLSSTSAYVYSLVAMVKWTNHYHYMPGIYFETSALLITLVLIGKLLESLAKGQNSAAVKSLIRLRPHTATVMREGQPVQVAIQEVQVNDILIVQPKEQIPVDGTIVEGTSFVDESMLTGEHNLVSKQVGDRVFGATINGDTSFYLRADRIGGQTVLSRMIKVVEEAQQSKAPIQRVADSVASVFVPIVVVIAIITFGLWYMVFQAGDLAAALEAGISVLVIACPCALGLATPASIMVGSGRAAEVGVLFKGAEFLESTHEVDTIVLDKRGTITKGQPKLAEVALENHLDQISSGLNTETMLMWIGLVEQNSNHPIAVAIVRGIEERGINLVHNAITIEDIESYAGYGVRAVVDGHELVIGTRRLLSQYHIGFSAAEPKLAVLESTGRTAILVALDGTYVGSLMVSDDVKETTASAIARLKQMGIEVVLMTGDHRRTANSIAHEVGIVHVLAEVHPDEKAEAIRTLQTDGHQVAMVGDVSNNAAALAVADIGISIGPSLDVAMDAGDVTIMREDLNSIADAIQISNKTMNNMKLNLFLALVYNTIAIPIAAFGLLEPWIVGAAMALSSVSVVLNALRLQKSKWV, from the coding sequence ATGGAAAAGAAGGAATTGCAAGTTCGGAATATGGATGCATTCGAGAAGTCGAGTGCTCTCGAAGACAATCGAATAATGAAGAATCGTCACGATACTCTTGCTGGGCAGCAGAAGAATTTGATATTATCTGTGATTCTATCGTTACCTCTCTTATGGGTAATGATCACGCATTTCGCGGGGACGAAAATTTATGTTCCTTCGTTCTTATTGAATCCTTGGGTACAATTTGTTCTTGCTACGCCTGTGCAGTTCTGGATTGGACGTTCCTTCTATGTGGGTGCATACCAAGCACTCCGTCGCGGTATTGCGAATCTCGATGTGCTGGTCGTGCTTAGTTCGACATCTGCCTATGTTTATAGTCTGGTCGCGATGGTCAAATGGACGAACCACTATCACTATATGCCTGGCATTTATTTTGAGACAAGTGCTCTCCTGATTACACTGGTACTCATAGGAAAGCTGCTTGAGTCGCTCGCCAAGGGCCAGAATTCGGCGGCAGTGAAATCCTTAATCCGATTAAGACCCCATACGGCGACAGTGATGCGCGAAGGGCAGCCCGTTCAGGTTGCGATTCAAGAGGTCCAAGTGAATGATATATTGATCGTTCAACCGAAAGAACAAATTCCTGTAGATGGAACGATCGTTGAAGGGACTTCGTTCGTGGATGAGTCGATGTTGACGGGAGAACACAACCTTGTCTCCAAACAAGTCGGTGACCGAGTCTTCGGTGCAACGATCAATGGGGATACTAGCTTCTATCTACGGGCAGATCGAATCGGTGGTCAGACTGTATTATCTCGAATGATTAAAGTCGTTGAGGAAGCGCAACAATCCAAGGCACCAATACAACGTGTAGCAGATTCTGTTGCGAGTGTGTTTGTTCCGATTGTGGTTGTGATTGCAATCATCACGTTTGGATTATGGTATATGGTATTCCAAGCTGGGGATCTTGCGGCTGCGCTCGAAGCGGGAATCTCTGTATTGGTAATTGCTTGTCCTTGTGCGCTTGGTCTAGCGACACCAGCATCCATTATGGTAGGTTCAGGCCGTGCAGCAGAGGTAGGCGTTCTATTCAAAGGAGCCGAGTTCCTCGAGTCCACACATGAAGTGGATACGATCGTGTTGGATAAACGCGGGACGATTACGAAGGGGCAGCCTAAGCTCGCTGAAGTTGCACTAGAGAATCATCTTGATCAAATCAGCAGCGGATTGAACACGGAGACGATGTTGATGTGGATTGGGCTCGTAGAGCAAAACTCTAATCATCCGATTGCTGTAGCGATCGTCCGGGGGATTGAGGAACGCGGGATAAATCTCGTTCATAATGCGATAACCATAGAAGATATTGAATCTTATGCAGGTTATGGCGTTCGTGCTGTCGTCGATGGTCATGAGCTTGTGATTGGCACCAGAAGATTACTGAGTCAATACCACATTGGATTCAGTGCTGCCGAGCCTAAGCTGGCTGTATTGGAATCCACAGGCAGAACAGCGATACTCGTAGCGCTTGACGGGACGTATGTCGGTTCACTGATGGTATCGGATGACGTGAAAGAAACGACGGCCTCTGCCATTGCACGATTGAAGCAGATGGGCATTGAAGTCGTGCTCATGACAGGAGATCACCGTCGTACGGCGAACTCTATTGCGCATGAGGTTGGGATCGTTCATGTTCTTGCTGAAGTGCATCCCGATGAGAAAGCGGAGGCAATCCGAACTTTACAGACAGATGGCCATCAAGTCGCGATGGTAGGCGACGTTTCCAACAATGCAGCTGCACTAGCTGTCGCGGATATCGGAATATCGATCGGTCCGAGCTTGGATGTGGCGATGGATGCAGGGGATGTCACCATTATGCGAGAAGACTTAAATTCAATCGCGGATGCTATACAAATTAGTAACAAGACGATGAATAATATGAAACTAAATTTGTTCTTAGCGCTCGTATATAATACGATTGCGATCCCGATCGCTGCCTTTGGCTTGCTAGAACCTTGGATTGTAGGGGCTGCGATGGCGCTAAGTTCTGTATCTGTTGTACTAAATGCATTACGTTTACAGAAGTCTAAATGGGTGTAA
- a CDS encoding FAD-dependent oxidoreductase, translated as MYDVIIIGGGTAGGSAAIFAAKAGKSTLILDSNQSITKRAWMLNHYGIKEIAGPDLIAQGLEQAASFGAEYVEAKVTNVTKAEEGIIVHTEGGDYTGKHVLLATGALTDLANHIGLELKEGREPRIKTVIAVDNDGRTNLSNIWAAGTVAGTSVHTIITAGDGAKVAINIISALNGERYVDHDVLKS; from the coding sequence ATGTATGATGTAATTATTATTGGCGGCGGTACGGCAGGCGGAAGCGCAGCGATTTTCGCTGCAAAAGCAGGTAAATCTACATTGATTCTGGATAGCAATCAGAGTATAACCAAACGTGCATGGATGCTGAACCATTACGGTATCAAAGAAATCGCAGGACCAGATCTCATTGCCCAAGGTTTAGAGCAAGCTGCAAGCTTTGGCGCGGAATATGTGGAAGCGAAAGTGACGAACGTGACCAAAGCGGAAGAGGGGATTATCGTACATACCGAAGGTGGCGACTATACGGGTAAGCATGTTCTGCTCGCAACTGGCGCACTGACAGATCTTGCGAATCATATCGGGCTTGAGTTAAAAGAAGGCCGGGAACCGCGTATTAAGACTGTGATCGCAGTTGATAACGATGGACGTACGAATCTATCGAACATTTGGGCGGCGGGTACCGTTGCAGGCACAAGCGTTCACACCATTATTACAGCCGGTGACGGTGCCAAAGTAGCGATTAACATCATCAGCGCATTAAACGGTGAGCGTTATGTGGACCACGATGTTTTGAAATCTTAA
- a CDS encoding HAD family hydrolase, with translation MIKAVVFDFDGLTLDTETPWYEALQQVFAKYGIPFPEELFTSAIGASHEAFNPYLYLEDQLQGQSCEQELRTEVRTVFLSKMEKQELREGILDYLSYAKRAGLKIGLASSSPRSWIEHYLKKYEIYDWYECICTADDVEQVKPDPALYLLALKKLGVQGHEAIAFEDSVNGLTAAKAAGLYGVAVPNALTHRLSFTIQDVRLKSMAEKPLDQLIQHIEGIARTREQVTSGGAADDTER, from the coding sequence TTGATTAAGGCAGTGGTGTTTGATTTTGATGGATTAACTTTGGATACGGAAACCCCGTGGTACGAAGCGCTTCAGCAGGTGTTTGCGAAGTATGGCATTCCATTTCCGGAAGAGTTGTTCACAAGTGCGATCGGAGCTAGTCATGAAGCTTTCAATCCTTATCTGTATTTGGAAGATCAGCTGCAAGGTCAATCATGCGAACAGGAGCTAAGAACCGAAGTGCGTACCGTTTTTTTATCCAAAATGGAGAAGCAAGAACTCCGCGAAGGGATCTTGGACTATTTGTCATATGCGAAGCGTGCGGGGCTTAAGATTGGGCTGGCATCGAGTTCCCCTCGCAGCTGGATTGAGCATTATTTGAAGAAGTATGAGATTTACGATTGGTATGAATGTATCTGTACAGCCGATGACGTCGAACAAGTCAAGCCCGATCCTGCCTTGTATCTCCTAGCACTCAAGAAGCTAGGGGTTCAGGGGCATGAAGCTATTGCTTTTGAGGATTCTGTGAATGGCCTCACCGCTGCCAAAGCCGCAGGGCTGTATGGCGTTGCGGTTCCCAATGCGCTAACCCATCGGTTATCGTTCACGATTCAGGACGTGAGGTTAAAGTCAATGGCCGAGAAGCCACTCGATCAATTGATTCAGCACATTGAAGGTATAGCTCGCACTAGAGAGCAAGTAACAAGCGGGGGTGCGGCTGATGATACTGAACGTTGA
- a CDS encoding lipid II flippase Amj family protein: MLQQLLIVSLLTMIIHTSETLSYAVRFAGVRTGKLAVSLTLSGMIVLVARTSNMLQGVMVGKMIDYAKQNAGFPLEKYFRLIIGSASIGTVLAMLLFPSVVFLAGRMISHLEVSGSIPKMLTSVSLDKLKHARTHLRRPTLKMLRALRIYNVPKRLLLLNCVVTSIYTVGVLAALYASFIAVSGIAASQSSGLINGIATIIMTVLIDPQIALLTDRALRNEEDQDRLGKVYGLMMMSRLAGTILGQVIFMPAVLWIEWMTARI; encoded by the coding sequence ATGCTGCAACAACTACTGATTGTCTCGCTGCTCACGATGATTATACATACCTCTGAGACATTGTCTTATGCCGTTCGGTTCGCAGGTGTGCGAACAGGTAAATTGGCGGTTTCACTAACCCTATCAGGGATGATCGTCCTCGTCGCACGCACGTCGAACATGCTGCAAGGTGTCATGGTCGGGAAGATGATTGATTATGCCAAACAGAACGCAGGCTTTCCGCTGGAGAAATATTTCCGTCTGATTATCGGTTCCGCATCCATTGGCACGGTGCTCGCCATGCTGTTATTCCCATCCGTCGTATTTCTTGCGGGTCGCATGATTTCCCACTTAGAGGTGTCAGGATCGATCCCGAAGATGCTTACAAGTGTATCGCTGGACAAGCTGAAGCACGCTCGTACGCATCTTCGAAGACCGACACTGAAGATGCTGAGAGCCTTGCGAATCTATAATGTTCCGAAGCGGTTGTTATTGCTGAACTGTGTTGTGACTTCGATCTATACTGTCGGGGTATTAGCAGCACTTTATGCTTCATTCATCGCGGTATCCGGTATCGCTGCATCACAGTCTTCGGGACTCATTAATGGGATTGCCACGATCATTATGACCGTGCTGATTGATCCACAGATTGCGCTGCTTACTGATCGCGCACTTCGAAATGAAGAAGATCAGGATCGACTTGGCAAGGTTTATGGGCTCATGATGATGTCTCGTCTAGCAGGCACGATTCTGGGGCAAGTCATATTTATGCCAGCTGTCCTATGGATTGAATGGATGACGGCACGAATCTAG
- a CDS encoding GNAT family N-acetyltransferase — translation MLEQIKHRLGEEEIRELIGYSVFPDPERIEQAVGRYQHEEQMQLYGAIEEDEVIGIVGFTMDGDQNLILQHIAVRPENREQGHGREMMLELIGLMNPKSIVAETDEEAADFYRNIGFTVFSLGEKYPGVERFRCEYIVDEE, via the coding sequence ATGTTAGAACAAATCAAGCATCGTCTGGGTGAGGAAGAAATTCGTGAATTGATTGGTTATTCCGTATTTCCTGATCCTGAGCGCATAGAGCAGGCCGTCGGACGTTATCAGCACGAGGAGCAGATGCAATTATATGGGGCAATCGAAGAGGATGAGGTCATTGGTATTGTCGGATTTACAATGGATGGGGATCAGAATCTGATCTTGCAGCATATTGCGGTTCGGCCAGAGAACCGGGAACAGGGGCACGGACGCGAGATGATGCTTGAGCTAATCGGACTCATGAATCCAAAGTCGATCGTTGCGGAGACGGATGAGGAAGCAGCGGATTTCTATCGTAACATCGGGTTTACTGTATTCAGCCTTGGTGAGAAATACCCAGGCGTTGAGCGTTTCCGTTGTGAATATATCGTTGATGAGGAATAG
- a CDS encoding GNAT family N-acetyltransferase, with product MILNVEELFRHLPRIETDHLVLRKMRRSDARDLFAYASNPEVTRYTMWNTHRTLRDSELFLDAIEQRYRDGQVTNWGIEHKSSGKFIGTCGFVYWAPEHQRAEIGYALSADFWNQGLMSEAANAVLQFGFQKMDLNRLEARCNLANTGSERVMQKLGMTYEGVIREQLFIRGQFESVKLYSILRHEVTFEPFIQKS from the coding sequence ATGATACTGAACGTTGAAGAGCTATTCAGACATTTGCCGCGGATCGAGACAGATCATCTGGTCCTGCGTAAGATGCGGAGAAGCGATGCTCGGGATTTATTCGCGTATGCCTCCAATCCTGAAGTAACGCGCTATACCATGTGGAACACCCATCGAACGCTGCGTGATTCAGAATTATTCCTTGACGCAATTGAGCAACGTTATCGGGACGGTCAGGTGACGAATTGGGGAATCGAACATAAATCGAGCGGCAAGTTTATTGGCACCTGCGGATTCGTCTATTGGGCACCGGAACACCAACGCGCAGAGATCGGGTATGCCTTGTCGGCAGACTTTTGGAATCAAGGATTGATGAGCGAGGCAGCGAACGCAGTACTGCAATTCGGATTTCAGAAGATGGATCTGAATCGGCTGGAGGCGCGTTGCAACTTGGCTAATACTGGATCGGAGCGGGTGATGCAGAAGCTCGGCATGACCTACGAAGGCGTAATTCGTGAGCAGCTCTTCATTCGGGGGCAGTTCGAGAGTGTTAAGTTATACTCGATTCTGCGGCACGAGGTTACCTTTGAACCATTCATCCAAAAGTCATAA
- a CDS encoding YfiT family bacillithiol transferase: MEELRFPIGKFQHTGEISGELREAWIRDLEDLPARLSEAVAGLSEDQLDTPYRPEGWTVRQVVHHVADSHMNSYIRFKLALTEELPTIKPYEEGAWAELNDARHAPVEVSLKLLEMLHHRWVMLIRSLETEQWDKSFVHPDSGEVKLATNLGIYAWHGKHHTAHITTLRERMGWS; encoded by the coding sequence ATGGAGGAGCTTAGGTTTCCGATTGGTAAATTTCAGCATACAGGAGAGATTTCAGGGGAACTACGTGAGGCATGGATACGAGATCTTGAAGATCTGCCTGCTCGACTAAGTGAAGCTGTGGCCGGGCTATCGGAGGATCAATTAGATACCCCGTACCGCCCTGAAGGATGGACTGTTCGGCAAGTTGTCCATCATGTGGCGGATAGTCATATGAACAGTTACATTCGGTTTAAGCTAGCTCTCACAGAAGAGCTGCCTACCATCAAGCCCTATGAGGAAGGAGCATGGGCTGAGCTTAACGATGCGCGGCATGCACCCGTGGAGGTATCGCTTAAGCTCCTAGAGATGCTTCATCACCGCTGGGTGATGTTGATTCGCAGTCTGGAGACAGAGCAGTGGGATAAGTCTTTCGTTCATCCGGATTCGGGCGAGGTGAAGCTTGCGACGAACTTAGGCATCTATGCATGGCATGGCAAGCATCACACCGCCCATATTACGACTTTGCGAGAACGTATGGGCTGGTCCTAG